A genomic region of Notamacropus eugenii isolate mMacEug1 chromosome 3, mMacEug1.pri_v2, whole genome shotgun sequence contains the following coding sequences:
- the ACRBP gene encoding acrosin-binding protein isoform X14 produces MSSQASGLPLPLLAALLLAPTPAPLPAPHRVVPGTPLSPDEYERFFSALTPTWKAETACRLRATQGCQNHKLVQLDQYENHGALPQGSVCTDLPYASWFESFCQFTQYRCSNRLYYAKRVLCSPSPLPLSSPETFTKMDTTTVPLILPHVTTEEILNPETYLPWSEQPPTDMEELLKSSLSLKRKKSKAHTKSPNPPFTSQVREEKPSPAVIEGIRELIRSAQALGGQNKTTQNDEDVSSVSTLPTPPQTSSPSLLSLPGEQAVLLLCYAILSSSCPAIPVTKAWQHTEEQLYGFGNTVCDSLGRRHKDTCQFCAFCSLKLEQCQSEEPLKRQHCGESHSEEFLSPLLSVQDTTTGIQAGPKMEGQFYGLELYGGLRMDFWCGRLATKGCEDTRVSSWLQTEFLSFQDGDYPSKICDSDHVQYPNYCAFKSHQCLLRNQNKKPVCTSLSHGKGHLHHPGRPLLRRRQVDCSLCKMLNVIYGCFPEVLEQRTTLPSSLISAMCRAQPSSEGTEMERRDLQDRSPL; encoded by the exons ATGAGCAGCCAAGCTTCTGGCCTTCCCCTCCCACTGCTGGCAG CGCTCCTGCTGGCCCCGACACCTGCCCCACTCCCGGCCCCACACCGCGTTGTCCCTGGCACCCCGCTTTCTCCAGACGAATACGAGCGCTTCTTCTCAGCGCTGACCCCAACCTGGAAAGCAGAGACTGCCTGCCGCCTCCGGGCCACCCAGGGCTGCCAGAACCACAAACTGGTGCAGCTGGACCAGTATGAGAACCACGGCGCCCTGCCCCAGG GCTCTGTCTGCACGGACCTACCTTATGCTTCCTGGTTTGAGTCCTTCTGTCAGTTTACCCAGTACCGTTGCTCCAACCGACTCTACTATGCCAAG AGGGTCTTGTGCTCCCCGTCACCCCTACCTCTCTCATCCCCTGAGACCTTTACCAAGATGGACACCACAACAGTCCCTCTTATCCTGCCCCATGTCACAACAG AAGAGATACTGAACCCTGAAACCTATCTGCCCTGGAGTGAGCAGCCTCCCACTGATATGGAGGAGCTACTGAAGTCCTCCCTCtccttgaaaaggaagaaaagtaaggCTCACACAAAATCCCCCAATCCACCTTTCACCAGCCAGGTGAGGGAGGAGAAGCCTAGCCCTGCAGTGATCGAGGGCATCAGGGAACTCATTCGATCAGCCCAGGCCCTGGGAGGCCAGAACAAGACCACCCAGAATGATGAAGATGTTTCTTCTGTAAG CACTCTCCCCACTCCTCCTCAAACATcttccccaagccttctctctcTGCCTGGGGAGCAGGCCGTGTTGCTGTTGTGTTACGCAATCCTTTCAAGCAGCTGCCCTGCCATCCCTGTGACCAAAGCCTGGCAACATACTGAAGAACAGCTTTATGGCTTCGGGAACACG GTGTGTGACAGCCTCGGGCGACGACACAAGGACACTTGCCAGTTTTGTGCATTCTGTTCCCTGAAGCTAGAGCAATGCCAGTCAGAGGAACCTCTGAAGCGGCAGCACTGCGGTGAAAGTCACAGTGAAGAGTTTCTCAGCCCCCTGCTCTCTGTCCAGGATACTACCACAGGCATACAA GCAGGCCCGAAAATGGAGGGCCAGTTCTATGGTCTGGAGTTGTATGGGGGGCTTCGCATGGACTTCTGGTGTGGTCGGCTGGCCACAAAGGGCTGTGAGGACACCCGAGTCTCTAGCTGGCTGCAGACTGAGTTCCTCTCTTTCCAGGATGGAGATTACCCCTCCAAG ATCTGTGACTCGGACCATGTGCAGTACCCCAACTACTGTGCTTTTAAAAGCCACCAATGTCTGCTTCGTAACCAGAACAAGAAG CCTGTCTGTACCTCTTTATCCCATGGAAAGGGTCACCTCCATCATCCTGGAAGACCCCTCCTCAGAAGAAGGCAAGTGGATTGCTCTTTGTGCAAGATGCTGAATGTGATTTATGGGTGCTTTCCAGAAGTGCTGGAACAAAG GACAACCCTGCCCTCTTCGCTTATCTCAGCAatgtgcagagcccagcccagctcagAGGGCACTGAGATGGAGCGCAGGGACCTACAGGACAG GTCCCCATTGTAA
- the ACRBP gene encoding acrosin-binding protein isoform X10 — MPRQSSAPLDPRGPPRGPVISPLALDTQVSSANFGVPFFSPKGEAQVPLTRPRLGWVESWDPFSPPALPSSSPIPSVVPHSPSIHRPSHPFVHPCTHPVSTQPSVSLPAALLLAPTPAPLPAPHRVVPGTPLSPDEYERFFSALTPTWKAETACRLRATQGCQNHKLVQLDQYENHGALPQGSVCTDLPYASWFESFCQFTQYRCSNRLYYAKRVLCSPSPLPLSSPETFTKMDTTTVPLILPHVTTEEILNPETYLPWSEQPPTDMEELLKSSLSLKRKKSKAHTKSPNPPFTSQVREEKPSPAVIEGIRELIRSAQALGGQNKTTQNDEDVSSVSHGACLSADSTLPTPPQTSSPSLLSLPGEQAVLLLCYAILSSSCPAIPVTKAWQHTEEQLYGFGNTVCDSLGRRHKDTCQFCAFCSLKLEQCQSEEPLKRQHCGESHSEEFLSPLLSVQDTTTGIQAGPKMEGQFYGLELYGGLRMDFWCGRLATKGCEDTRVSSWLQTEFLSFQDGDYPSKICDSDHVQYPNYCAFKSHQCLLRNQNKKPVCTSLSHGKGHLHHPGRPLLRRRTTLPSSLISAMCRAQPSSEGTEMERRDLQDRSPL, encoded by the exons ATGCCCCGACAGAGCTCTGCCCCCCTGGACCCGCGGGGTCCTCCCAGAGGCCCCGTCATCTCCCCGCTTGCACTTGATACCCAGGTCTCTAGTGCCAACTTTGGGGTTCCTTTCTTCTCCCCGAAGGGCGAGGCCCAGGTGCCCCTCACTAGGCCTAGACTAGGGTGGGTCGAGTCCTGGGATCCCTTCTCTCCTCCGGCCCTCCCTTCATCATCTCCCATTCCATCCGTCGTGCCACACAGTCCATCCATCCACCGTCCATCCCATCCGTTCGTCCATCCGTGTACCCACCCAGTGTCCACCCAACCGTCTGTGTCCCTGCCCGCAGCGCTCCTGCTGGCCCCGACACCTGCCCCACTCCCGGCCCCACACCGCGTTGTCCCTGGCACCCCGCTTTCTCCAGACGAATACGAGCGCTTCTTCTCAGCGCTGACCCCAACCTGGAAAGCAGAGACTGCCTGCCGCCTCCGGGCCACCCAGGGCTGCCAGAACCACAAACTGGTGCAGCTGGACCAGTATGAGAACCACGGCGCCCTGCCCCAGG GCTCTGTCTGCACGGACCTACCTTATGCTTCCTGGTTTGAGTCCTTCTGTCAGTTTACCCAGTACCGTTGCTCCAACCGACTCTACTATGCCAAG AGGGTCTTGTGCTCCCCGTCACCCCTACCTCTCTCATCCCCTGAGACCTTTACCAAGATGGACACCACAACAGTCCCTCTTATCCTGCCCCATGTCACAACAG AAGAGATACTGAACCCTGAAACCTATCTGCCCTGGAGTGAGCAGCCTCCCACTGATATGGAGGAGCTACTGAAGTCCTCCCTCtccttgaaaaggaagaaaagtaaggCTCACACAAAATCCCCCAATCCACCTTTCACCAGCCAGGTGAGGGAGGAGAAGCCTAGCCCTGCAGTGATCGAGGGCATCAGGGAACTCATTCGATCAGCCCAGGCCCTGGGAGGCCAGAACAAGACCACCCAGAATGATGAAGATGTTTCTTCTGTAAG TCATGGTGCATGTCTTTCTGCCGACAGCACTCTCCCCACTCCTCCTCAAACATcttccccaagccttctctctcTGCCTGGGGAGCAGGCCGTGTTGCTGTTGTGTTACGCAATCCTTTCAAGCAGCTGCCCTGCCATCCCTGTGACCAAAGCCTGGCAACATACTGAAGAACAGCTTTATGGCTTCGGGAACACG GTGTGTGACAGCCTCGGGCGACGACACAAGGACACTTGCCAGTTTTGTGCATTCTGTTCCCTGAAGCTAGAGCAATGCCAGTCAGAGGAACCTCTGAAGCGGCAGCACTGCGGTGAAAGTCACAGTGAAGAGTTTCTCAGCCCCCTGCTCTCTGTCCAGGATACTACCACAGGCATACAA GCAGGCCCGAAAATGGAGGGCCAGTTCTATGGTCTGGAGTTGTATGGGGGGCTTCGCATGGACTTCTGGTGTGGTCGGCTGGCCACAAAGGGCTGTGAGGACACCCGAGTCTCTAGCTGGCTGCAGACTGAGTTCCTCTCTTTCCAGGATGGAGATTACCCCTCCAAG ATCTGTGACTCGGACCATGTGCAGTACCCCAACTACTGTGCTTTTAAAAGCCACCAATGTCTGCTTCGTAACCAGAACAAGAAG CCTGTCTGTACCTCTTTATCCCATGGAAAGGGTCACCTCCATCATCCTGGAAGACCCCTCCTCAGAAGAAG GACAACCCTGCCCTCTTCGCTTATCTCAGCAatgtgcagagcccagcccagctcagAGGGCACTGAGATGGAGCGCAGGGACCTACAGGACAG GTCCCCATTGTAA
- the ACRBP gene encoding acrosin-binding protein isoform X9 gives MPRQSSAPLDPRGPPRGPVISPLALDTQVSSANFGVPFFSPKGEAQVPLTRPRLGWVESWDPFSPPALPSSSPIPSVVPHSPSIHRPSHPFVHPCTHPVSTQPSVSLPAALLLAPTPAPLPAPHRVVPGTPLSPDEYERFFSALTPTWKAETACRLRATQGCQNHKLVQLDQYENHGALPQGSVCTDLPYASWFESFCQFTQYRCSNRLYYAKRVLCSPSPLPLSSPETFTKMDTTTVPLILPHVTTEEILNPETYLPWSEQPPTDMEELLKSSLSLKRKKSKAHTKSPNPPFTSQVREEKPSPAVIEGIRELIRSAQALGGQNKTTQNDEDVSSVSHGACLSADSTLPTPPQTSSPSLLSLPGEQAVLLLCYAILSSSCPAIPVTKAWQHTEEQLYGFGNTVCDSLGRRHKDTCQFCAFCSLKLEQCQSEEPLKRQHCGESHSEEFLSPLLSVQDTTTGIQAGPKMEGQFYGLELYGGLRMDFWCGRLATKGCEDTRVSSWLQTEFLSFQDGDYPSKICDSDHVQYPNYCAFKSHQCLLRNQNKKPVCTSLSHGKGHLHHPGRPLLRRRQVDCSLCKMLNVIYGCFPEVLEQRTTLPSSLISAMCRAQPSSEGTEMERRDLQDRSPL, from the exons ATGCCCCGACAGAGCTCTGCCCCCCTGGACCCGCGGGGTCCTCCCAGAGGCCCCGTCATCTCCCCGCTTGCACTTGATACCCAGGTCTCTAGTGCCAACTTTGGGGTTCCTTTCTTCTCCCCGAAGGGCGAGGCCCAGGTGCCCCTCACTAGGCCTAGACTAGGGTGGGTCGAGTCCTGGGATCCCTTCTCTCCTCCGGCCCTCCCTTCATCATCTCCCATTCCATCCGTCGTGCCACACAGTCCATCCATCCACCGTCCATCCCATCCGTTCGTCCATCCGTGTACCCACCCAGTGTCCACCCAACCGTCTGTGTCCCTGCCCGCAGCGCTCCTGCTGGCCCCGACACCTGCCCCACTCCCGGCCCCACACCGCGTTGTCCCTGGCACCCCGCTTTCTCCAGACGAATACGAGCGCTTCTTCTCAGCGCTGACCCCAACCTGGAAAGCAGAGACTGCCTGCCGCCTCCGGGCCACCCAGGGCTGCCAGAACCACAAACTGGTGCAGCTGGACCAGTATGAGAACCACGGCGCCCTGCCCCAGG GCTCTGTCTGCACGGACCTACCTTATGCTTCCTGGTTTGAGTCCTTCTGTCAGTTTACCCAGTACCGTTGCTCCAACCGACTCTACTATGCCAAG AGGGTCTTGTGCTCCCCGTCACCCCTACCTCTCTCATCCCCTGAGACCTTTACCAAGATGGACACCACAACAGTCCCTCTTATCCTGCCCCATGTCACAACAG AAGAGATACTGAACCCTGAAACCTATCTGCCCTGGAGTGAGCAGCCTCCCACTGATATGGAGGAGCTACTGAAGTCCTCCCTCtccttgaaaaggaagaaaagtaaggCTCACACAAAATCCCCCAATCCACCTTTCACCAGCCAGGTGAGGGAGGAGAAGCCTAGCCCTGCAGTGATCGAGGGCATCAGGGAACTCATTCGATCAGCCCAGGCCCTGGGAGGCCAGAACAAGACCACCCAGAATGATGAAGATGTTTCTTCTGTAAG TCATGGTGCATGTCTTTCTGCCGACAGCACTCTCCCCACTCCTCCTCAAACATcttccccaagccttctctctcTGCCTGGGGAGCAGGCCGTGTTGCTGTTGTGTTACGCAATCCTTTCAAGCAGCTGCCCTGCCATCCCTGTGACCAAAGCCTGGCAACATACTGAAGAACAGCTTTATGGCTTCGGGAACACG GTGTGTGACAGCCTCGGGCGACGACACAAGGACACTTGCCAGTTTTGTGCATTCTGTTCCCTGAAGCTAGAGCAATGCCAGTCAGAGGAACCTCTGAAGCGGCAGCACTGCGGTGAAAGTCACAGTGAAGAGTTTCTCAGCCCCCTGCTCTCTGTCCAGGATACTACCACAGGCATACAA GCAGGCCCGAAAATGGAGGGCCAGTTCTATGGTCTGGAGTTGTATGGGGGGCTTCGCATGGACTTCTGGTGTGGTCGGCTGGCCACAAAGGGCTGTGAGGACACCCGAGTCTCTAGCTGGCTGCAGACTGAGTTCCTCTCTTTCCAGGATGGAGATTACCCCTCCAAG ATCTGTGACTCGGACCATGTGCAGTACCCCAACTACTGTGCTTTTAAAAGCCACCAATGTCTGCTTCGTAACCAGAACAAGAAG CCTGTCTGTACCTCTTTATCCCATGGAAAGGGTCACCTCCATCATCCTGGAAGACCCCTCCTCAGAAGAAGGCAAGTGGATTGCTCTTTGTGCAAGATGCTGAATGTGATTTATGGGTGCTTTCCAGAAGTGCTGGAACAAAG GACAACCCTGCCCTCTTCGCTTATCTCAGCAatgtgcagagcccagcccagctcagAGGGCACTGAGATGGAGCGCAGGGACCTACAGGACAG GTCCCCATTGTAA
- the ACRBP gene encoding acrosin-binding protein isoform X8, producing the protein MSSQASGLPLPLLAALTPTWKAETACRLRATQGCQNHKLVQLDQYENHGALPQGSVCTDLPYASWFESFCQFTQYRCSNRLYYAKRVLCSPSPLPLSSPETFTKMDTTTVPLILPHVTTEEILNPETYLPWSEQPPTDMEELLKSSLSLKRKKSKAHTKSPNPPFTSQVREEKPSPAVIEGIRELIRSAQALGGQNKTTQNDEDVSSVSHGACLSADSTLPTPPQTSSPSLLSLPGEQAVLLLCYAILSSSCPAIPVTKAWQHTEEQLYGFGNTVCDSLGRRHKDTCQFCAFCSLKLEQCQSEEPLKRQHCGESHSEEFLSPLLSVQDTTTGIQAGPKMEGQFYGLELYGGLRMDFWCGRLATKGCEDTRVSSWLQTEFLSFQDGDYPSKICDSDHVQYPNYCAFKSHQCLLRNQNKKIQRKEKMLSEEKWCEGNCKEKQKRWFYSFGACKVGMSGSLPRKRIHLRGGVIRRQGKSSFDGQGEASLCVHIYFCVCLFFCLHVSIPVCASKYVSVCVCVSPSPCLGSVMCWKQEKDMPGYARVGVFKPASRAGPTSSAWRVQRKQAPGIGRAVVNTACLYLFIPWKGSPPSSWKTPPQKKASGLLFVQDAECDLWVLSRSAGTKDNPALFAYLSNVQSPAQLRGH; encoded by the exons ATGAGCAGCCAAGCTTCTGGCCTTCCCCTCCCACTGCTGGCAG CGCTGACCCCAACCTGGAAAGCAGAGACTGCCTGCCGCCTCCGGGCCACCCAGGGCTGCCAGAACCACAAACTGGTGCAGCTGGACCAGTATGAGAACCACGGCGCCCTGCCCCAGG GCTCTGTCTGCACGGACCTACCTTATGCTTCCTGGTTTGAGTCCTTCTGTCAGTTTACCCAGTACCGTTGCTCCAACCGACTCTACTATGCCAAG AGGGTCTTGTGCTCCCCGTCACCCCTACCTCTCTCATCCCCTGAGACCTTTACCAAGATGGACACCACAACAGTCCCTCTTATCCTGCCCCATGTCACAACAG AAGAGATACTGAACCCTGAAACCTATCTGCCCTGGAGTGAGCAGCCTCCCACTGATATGGAGGAGCTACTGAAGTCCTCCCTCtccttgaaaaggaagaaaagtaaggCTCACACAAAATCCCCCAATCCACCTTTCACCAGCCAGGTGAGGGAGGAGAAGCCTAGCCCTGCAGTGATCGAGGGCATCAGGGAACTCATTCGATCAGCCCAGGCCCTGGGAGGCCAGAACAAGACCACCCAGAATGATGAAGATGTTTCTTCTGTAAG TCATGGTGCATGTCTTTCTGCCGACAGCACTCTCCCCACTCCTCCTCAAACATcttccccaagccttctctctcTGCCTGGGGAGCAGGCCGTGTTGCTGTTGTGTTACGCAATCCTTTCAAGCAGCTGCCCTGCCATCCCTGTGACCAAAGCCTGGCAACATACTGAAGAACAGCTTTATGGCTTCGGGAACACG GTGTGTGACAGCCTCGGGCGACGACACAAGGACACTTGCCAGTTTTGTGCATTCTGTTCCCTGAAGCTAGAGCAATGCCAGTCAGAGGAACCTCTGAAGCGGCAGCACTGCGGTGAAAGTCACAGTGAAGAGTTTCTCAGCCCCCTGCTCTCTGTCCAGGATACTACCACAGGCATACAA GCAGGCCCGAAAATGGAGGGCCAGTTCTATGGTCTGGAGTTGTATGGGGGGCTTCGCATGGACTTCTGGTGTGGTCGGCTGGCCACAAAGGGCTGTGAGGACACCCGAGTCTCTAGCTGGCTGCAGACTGAGTTCCTCTCTTTCCAGGATGGAGATTACCCCTCCAAG ATCTGTGACTCGGACCATGTGCAGTACCCCAACTACTGTGCTTTTAAAAGCCACCAATGTCTGCTTCGTAACCAGAACAAGAAG attcaaagaaaggagaagatgCTGTCAGAGGAGAAATGGTGTGAGGGCAActgcaaagaaaagcagaaacgATGGTTTTATTCATTTGGTGCCTGCAAAGTGGGTATGTCAGGAAGTCTTCCCAGGAAAAGAATTCATTTACGTGGAGGAGTTATCAGAAGACAGGGAAAGTCTTCGTTTGATGGGCAGGGAGAGGCAAGTCTATGTGTACATAtctatttctgtgtgtgtctatTCTTTTGTTTGCATGTATCTATTCCTGTGTGTGCATCTAaatatgtttctgtgtgtgtgtgtgtgtctccctccCCCTGCTTGGGATCGGTTATGTGctggaaacaggaaaaggacATGCCAGGATATGCTAGGGTGGGTGTGTTTAAACCTGCTTCTAGAGCAGGTCCTACCAGCTCAGCTTGGAGAGTACAGCGGAAGCAAGCACCGGGTATCGGCAGAGCAGTGGTGAATACAG CCTGTCTGTACCTCTTTATCCCATGGAAAGGGTCACCTCCATCATCCTGGAAGACCCCTCCTCAGAAGAAGGCAAGTGGATTGCTCTTTGTGCAAGATGCTGAATGTGATTTATGGGTGCTTTCCAGAAGTGCTGGAACAAAG GACAACCCTGCCCTCTTCGCTTATCTCAGCAatgtgcagagcccagcccagctcagAGGGCACTGA
- the ACRBP gene encoding acrosin-binding protein isoform X7, with the protein MSSQASGLPLPLLADEYERFFSALTPTWKAETACRLRATQGCQNHKLVQLDQYENHGALPQGSVCTDLPYASWFESFCQFTQYRCSNRLYYAKRVLCSPSPLPLSSPETFTKMDTTTVPLILPHVTTEEILNPETYLPWSEQPPTDMEELLKSSLSLKRKKSKAHTKSPNPPFTSQVREEKPSPAVIEGIRELIRSAQALGGQNKTTQNDEDVSSVSHGACLSADSTLPTPPQTSSPSLLSLPGEQAVLLLCYAILSSSCPAIPVTKAWQHTEEQLYGFGNTVCDSLGRRHKDTCQFCAFCSLKLEQCQSEEPLKRQHCGESHSEEFLSPLLSVQDTTTGIQAGPKMEGQFYGLELYGGLRMDFWCGRLATKGCEDTRVSSWLQTEFLSFQDGDYPSKICDSDHVQYPNYCAFKSHQCLLRNQNKKIQRKEKMLSEEKWCEGNCKEKQKRWFYSFGACKVGMSGSLPRKRIHLRGGVIRRQGKSSFDGQGEASLCVHIYFCVCLFFCLHVSIPVCASKYVSVCVCVSPSPCLGSVMCWKQEKDMPGYARVGVFKPASRAGPTSSAWRVQRKQAPGIGRAVVNTACLYLFIPWKGSPPSSWKTPPQKKASGLLFVQDAECDLWVLSRSAGTKDNPALFAYLSNVQSPAQLRGH; encoded by the exons ATGAGCAGCCAAGCTTCTGGCCTTCCCCTCCCACTGCTGGCAG ACGAATACGAGCGCTTCTTCTCAGCGCTGACCCCAACCTGGAAAGCAGAGACTGCCTGCCGCCTCCGGGCCACCCAGGGCTGCCAGAACCACAAACTGGTGCAGCTGGACCAGTATGAGAACCACGGCGCCCTGCCCCAGG GCTCTGTCTGCACGGACCTACCTTATGCTTCCTGGTTTGAGTCCTTCTGTCAGTTTACCCAGTACCGTTGCTCCAACCGACTCTACTATGCCAAG AGGGTCTTGTGCTCCCCGTCACCCCTACCTCTCTCATCCCCTGAGACCTTTACCAAGATGGACACCACAACAGTCCCTCTTATCCTGCCCCATGTCACAACAG AAGAGATACTGAACCCTGAAACCTATCTGCCCTGGAGTGAGCAGCCTCCCACTGATATGGAGGAGCTACTGAAGTCCTCCCTCtccttgaaaaggaagaaaagtaaggCTCACACAAAATCCCCCAATCCACCTTTCACCAGCCAGGTGAGGGAGGAGAAGCCTAGCCCTGCAGTGATCGAGGGCATCAGGGAACTCATTCGATCAGCCCAGGCCCTGGGAGGCCAGAACAAGACCACCCAGAATGATGAAGATGTTTCTTCTGTAAG TCATGGTGCATGTCTTTCTGCCGACAGCACTCTCCCCACTCCTCCTCAAACATcttccccaagccttctctctcTGCCTGGGGAGCAGGCCGTGTTGCTGTTGTGTTACGCAATCCTTTCAAGCAGCTGCCCTGCCATCCCTGTGACCAAAGCCTGGCAACATACTGAAGAACAGCTTTATGGCTTCGGGAACACG GTGTGTGACAGCCTCGGGCGACGACACAAGGACACTTGCCAGTTTTGTGCATTCTGTTCCCTGAAGCTAGAGCAATGCCAGTCAGAGGAACCTCTGAAGCGGCAGCACTGCGGTGAAAGTCACAGTGAAGAGTTTCTCAGCCCCCTGCTCTCTGTCCAGGATACTACCACAGGCATACAA GCAGGCCCGAAAATGGAGGGCCAGTTCTATGGTCTGGAGTTGTATGGGGGGCTTCGCATGGACTTCTGGTGTGGTCGGCTGGCCACAAAGGGCTGTGAGGACACCCGAGTCTCTAGCTGGCTGCAGACTGAGTTCCTCTCTTTCCAGGATGGAGATTACCCCTCCAAG ATCTGTGACTCGGACCATGTGCAGTACCCCAACTACTGTGCTTTTAAAAGCCACCAATGTCTGCTTCGTAACCAGAACAAGAAG attcaaagaaaggagaagatgCTGTCAGAGGAGAAATGGTGTGAGGGCAActgcaaagaaaagcagaaacgATGGTTTTATTCATTTGGTGCCTGCAAAGTGGGTATGTCAGGAAGTCTTCCCAGGAAAAGAATTCATTTACGTGGAGGAGTTATCAGAAGACAGGGAAAGTCTTCGTTTGATGGGCAGGGAGAGGCAAGTCTATGTGTACATAtctatttctgtgtgtgtctatTCTTTTGTTTGCATGTATCTATTCCTGTGTGTGCATCTAaatatgtttctgtgtgtgtgtgtgtgtctccctccCCCTGCTTGGGATCGGTTATGTGctggaaacaggaaaaggacATGCCAGGATATGCTAGGGTGGGTGTGTTTAAACCTGCTTCTAGAGCAGGTCCTACCAGCTCAGCTTGGAGAGTACAGCGGAAGCAAGCACCGGGTATCGGCAGAGCAGTGGTGAATACAG CCTGTCTGTACCTCTTTATCCCATGGAAAGGGTCACCTCCATCATCCTGGAAGACCCCTCCTCAGAAGAAGGCAAGTGGATTGCTCTTTGTGCAAGATGCTGAATGTGATTTATGGGTGCTTTCCAGAAGTGCTGGAACAAAG GACAACCCTGCCCTCTTCGCTTATCTCAGCAatgtgcagagcccagcccagctcagAGGGCACTGA